In Primulina eburnea isolate SZY01 chromosome 3, ASM2296580v1, whole genome shotgun sequence, one DNA window encodes the following:
- the LOC140828674 gene encoding LOW QUALITY PROTEIN: uncharacterized protein C57A7.06-like (The sequence of the model RefSeq protein was modified relative to this genomic sequence to represent the inferred CDS: inserted 2 bases in 1 codon), with the protein MAENKGKSRYESHSSRRKYGEIVNKKRKGSRFDDVGEIAFNDDVGDDVYEYEEAIPEEESKKNKRYDPVENYQYELPEDFEVSLQFHSWLGWNIASDEGEDAEDDGRHERMLQEITRLPSDAFAGKKKKDFIMSEAYPESEFNPSNDILDGKGQLSIQDLLEPLHGKSGFSKLRKNLRRYENKSVSIIEPLAKADQARLERKAAYEQSKKDITKWDPLVKKNREAPTLYFDEEMDLGFSTIGAIASEFEPRTDFEKKIASLVSHNELVEAHKKDGARLLELNEMSIEDMKDHQDRLAEMRSLLFRHELKAKRIKKIKSKTYHRLLKKERTKAADLAIQMDPQAVKELTMKQEFKRAEERMTLKHKNSSRWATRILKRGLQVQDDGTRVAFAEQLNKHAELTRKMSSVNKNSSSDDDDDLADGSDLDKASNLLIKAKEKTRKLLEENEELPHSGVISLPFMVRGLKKRKEAADEEXLDDKSELRGCDMDVSSVRRVFGVPKKAVSESSKKVKSDYYYANSDGENDDAEREDEITEHEKDDHSLRLSDIDPNLLRQEFEIDHDSVFKSFEANVEDPEPKLTYDVSYFASDLWKKAKKSSANSNQIEVGNDNIDKSSASVRSLEKDPMMEDDDGDSDANSGGEMVDGILSSGGKSAYELPSQSDLIQRAFAGDDVEEYFEKDKAEVLNEENPEPEKPVLLPGWGRWTDIQKKKGLPSWMLEEYETAKKKREEALRKRKDAHLNNVIISEKLDKKVIICLILWLHILRKATSSV; encoded by the exons ATGGCAGAAAATAAAGGAAAATCCAGGTATGAAAGCCATAGTAGTCGAAGGAAATATGGAGAAATTGTGAACAAGAAGAGAAAAGGTTCGAGATTTG ATGACGTCGGTGAGATAGCTTTTAATGATGACGTCGGTGATGATGTGTATGAATATGAAGAAGCTATCCCAGAGGAGGAATCAAAGAAGAATAAGCGGTATGACCCCGTTGAAAACTATCAGTATGAGCTTCCTGAAGATTTTGAGGTATCTCTCCAATTCCATTCGTGGTTGG GATGGAACATTGCATCCGACGAAGGTGAGGATGCTGAAGATGATGGAAGACATGAGAGGATGTTACAAGAGATAACTCGGCTTCCAAGTGATGCTTTTGCAG gaaaaaagaagaaagatTTTATCATGTCTGAGGCATATCCAGAGTCTGAGTTCAATCCTAGTAACGATATTCTTGATGGCAAGGGCCAGTTAAGCATTCAGGACCTTCTGGAACCACTGCATGGTAAGTCAGGTTTCAGCAAACTTAGAAAGAACCTGCGTCGGTATGAAAATAAGTCGGTTTCCATTATCGAACCACTTGCCAAGGCGGATCAAGCAAGATTGGAGCGGAAGGCTGCTTATGAACAATCTAAAAAGGATATCACCAAGTGGGATCCTTTAGTCAAGAAAAACAGAGAAGCACCTACTTTATATTTTGATGAAGAAATGGACTTGGGGTTTTCAACTATAGGAGCAATAGCCTCTGAATTTGAACCTAGAACTGATTTTGAGAAGAAAATTGCTTCCTTGGTCAGCCATAATGAGCTTGTTGAAGCTCACAAGAAGGATGGTGCAAGGCTTCTTGAACTGAATGAG ATGTCAATTGAAGATATGAAGGATCATCAGGATCGGCTTGCTGAAATGCGTAGTCTTCTTTTCCGCCATGAACTGAAGGCAAAACGAATTAAGAAGATTAAGTCGAAAACATATCACCGTTTGTTGAAAAAAGAGAGGACAAAAGCAGCTGACCTGGCAATTCAAATGGATCCCCAAGCTGTCAAGGAACTTACAATGAAACAAGAGTTTAAAAGAGCTGAG GAACGTATGACTTTAAAACACAAAAACAGCTCAAGGTGGGCAACTCGCATCTTAAAACGAGGTCTGCAAGTCCAAGATGATGGAACCCGGGTAGCTTTTGCTGAGCAACTTAATAAACATGCTGAATTGACTAGGAAAATGAGTTCTGTGAACAAAAATAGTAGcagtgatgatgatgatgacttGGCAGATGGTTCAGATCTGGATAAAGCGTCAAATTTGTTGATAAAGGCCAAGGAAAAAACACGGAAATTattagaagagaatgaagaattGCCCCATTCAGGAGTGATTTCTTTACCTTTCATG GTGCGAGGGTTGAAAAAGAGGAAGGAGGCTGCTGATGAAGA ATTGGATGATAAAAGTGAATTGAGAGGCTGTGATATGGATGTCTCGAGTGTAAGGAGGGTGTTTGGTGTTCCTAAAAAGGCAGTTTCTGAGAGTAGTAAAAAGGTCAAATCAGATTACTACTATGCCAACAGTGATGGTGAAAATGATGACGCGGAAAGAGAGGATGAGATTACTGAACATGAAAAAGATGATCATTCACTGAGATTATCAGACATTGATCCTAATTTACTTCGTCAAGAGTTTGAGATCGATCACGATTCTGTGTTTAAG AGTTTTGAGGCCAATGTTGAAGATCCAGAGCCCAAATTAACATATGACGTATCTTACTTTGCTTCGGATTTGTGGAAAA AGGCGAAAAAATCATCAGCTAATAGTAACCAAATTGAAGTTGGCAATGATAATATTGACAAATCTTCAGCATCTGTAAGATCTTTGGAAAAAGATCCAATGATGGAG GATGATGATGGCGATAGTGATGCAAATAGTGGTGGAGAAATGGTGGATGGAATTTTATCTAGTGGCGGTAAGTCTGCCTATGAACTTCCATCCCAGTCAGACCTTATACAACGTGCATTCGCTGGTGATGATGTTGAAGAATATTTTGAGAAAGATAAAGCAGAAGTATTGAATGAGGAAAATCCAGAACCTGAAAAACCCGTTTTACTTCCTGGCTGGGGTCGGTGGACCGACATACAGAAGAAGAAAGGTTTACCTTCTTGGATGCTAGAAGAGTACGAGACAGCTAAAAAGAAAAGAGAAGAAGCTCTCAGAAAGAGGAAGGATGCACATCTGAATAATGTTATCATCTCAGAGAAGTTGGATAAAAAGGTCATTATATGCTTGATTTTATGGTTGCATATTCTTCGAAAAGCTACATCCTCTGTCTGA
- the LOC140825631 gene encoding GDSL esterase/lipase At1g33811-like translates to MIHISNLKNTQIFTVCKAMISEKVSKMANLIKIVMWVVLSFLSSTTMSQPNYQQVPALFIFGDSLVDNGNNNGLFTLARANYRPYGIDFPQGTTGRFTNGRTFVDALAQILGFPNYIQPYTEVRGRALLQGANYASGASGIRDETGNNLGAHMSMNQQIENFQRTVMQLSRYFVGDSNALAYYLSKCIIYCGLGSNDYLNNYFMRDYYSTSYEYTPKGYAASLIQDYSKQLTEIYNLGARKVLVTAVGAIGCIPYQLARYNGNGSRCNEEINNAISLFNSGLKRLVDRFNNGLLPGAKFVYLDSYQSGRDLALNARFYGFEVLDRGCCGVGRNNGQITCLPFQIPCENRRNHLFWDAFHPTEAANVLLAKQAYSSTSKSYAYPINIQQLVML, encoded by the exons ATGATCCACATTTCAAACTTGAAAAATACTCAAATCTTCACTGTGTGTAAGGCAATGATCAGTGAAAAAGTATCTAAAATGGCAAATCTCATTAAAATTGTTATGTGGGTTGTGTTAAGTTTCTTGTCTTCAACAACTATGTCGCAACCTAATTATCAGCAAGTGCCAGCACTGTTTATATTTGGTGACTCATTGGTAGACAATGGCAATAACAATGGATTATTCACTCTTGCCAGGGCGAATTACAGACCATATGGCATTGATTTCCCACAAGGCACAACCGGACGCTTCACAAATGGCCGTACATTCGTCGATGCTCTAG CTCAGATATTAGGCTTTCCGAACTACATTCAGCCCTATACCGAGGTTCGTGGGCGAGCGTTACTTCAGGGAGCCAACTATGCATCAGGTGCTTCGGGAATTCGTGATGAAACAGGAAACAATTTGGGTGCTCACATGTCAATGAACCAACAGATTGAAAACTTTCAAAGGACCGTGATGCAGTTGAGTAGGTATTTTGTAGGAGATAGCAATGCACTCGCCTATTACCTAAGCAAATGCATAATTTACTGTGGGTTGGGAAGCAATGATTATCTCAACAACTATTTCATGCGGGATTACTACTCAACAAGTTATGAATACACCCCCAAAGGTTATGCTGCTTCCCTAATCCAGGATTATTCCAAACAATTAACAGAAATATACAACTTAGGAGCACGTAAAGTGCTTGTGACTGCAGTCGGGGCAATAGGGTGTATACCTTATCAATTAGCACGATACAACGGTAATGGAAGCCGGTGCAATGAAGAGATAAACAATGCTATTTCACTTTTCAACTCAGGACTGAAACGGCTGGTTGATAGATTTAATAATGGCCTGCTTCCTGGGGCGAAATTTGTATACCTGGATTCATATCAAAGCGGCCGAGATTTAGCCTTGAATGCAAGATTTTATG GATTTGAAGTGCTGGACAGGGGATGTTGCGGGGTGGGAAGAAACAACGGGCAGATAACATGCCTTCCATTCCAAATTCCATGTGAAAACCGGCGCAATCACTTGTTTTGGGATGCATTTCATCCTACTGAAGCTGCCAATGTTTTGCTAGCTAAGCAAGCCTACTCTTCTACCTCCAAATCATATGCTTATCCCATTAATATACAGCAATTAGTCATGCTCTAG
- the LOC140828672 gene encoding uncharacterized protein: protein MNWWEVLDSPQNIGAIFKEDETTSYYPSLYPNRQQNLNQFNNGENEKELLKSAPWRDAPEDGDDKFQEARLKVSSEPGTIPTMHVPGKKVYYSETDGIGENSLSEIDPELRYSFQRNFQFLQHVFSVDTVVKPLPPSVAYNVSRNLTFFTRIFTQFFDPDGIADAQKSLWLGQEEKVRKVR from the exons ATGAATTGGTGGGAAGTTTTGGATTCACCACAAAATATAGGGGCCATATTTAAAGAAGATGAGACTACGTCGTATTATCCATCGCTCTATCCAAACCGGCAAC AAAACCTCAATCAGTTCAACAATGGGGAAAACGAAAAAGAGTTGCTCAAGTCGGCGCCTTGGAGAGATGCCCCAGAAGATGGCGATGACAAATTTCAAGAAGCGAGGCTGAAGGTGTCGTCAGAGCCAGGTACAATACCCACTATGCATGTCCCAGGCAAGAAGGTTTACTACTCTGAAACAGATGGTATTGGAGAAAATTCCCTCTCTGAAATCGATCCCGAGCTTCGGTACAGCTTCCAACGAAACTTCCAG TTCCTTCAGCATGTTTTTAGCGTTGACACAGTCGTAAAACCGCTTCCTCCTTcggtagcatacaatgtttctcGCAATTTGACCTTTTTCACAAGGATCTTCACACAGTTCTTTG ATCCAGATGGTATAGCAGATGCTCAGAAATCACTTTGGTTAGGTCAAGAAGAAAAGGTTCGAAAAGTTCGATGA
- the LOC140825636 gene encoding uncharacterized protein: MGLAGNGAALCIFSPPWMTCAQRQLNPLQSSVNFSSRLMSKNPVSVINRAQVSAASTLVVVPSETDVVLPPPLELKEIYAKCSTWVWKGYNINYLVYPEADGSNTSTNPPLLLVHGFGASIAHWRRNIPVLAQNHTVYSIDLLGFGASQKPAGFAYSMEVWAELILDFLDEIVQMPTVLLGNSIGSLACVIAASESTNSLVKGLVLFNCAGGMNNKAIVDDWRIRLFFPLLWLIDLLLKQQRIASSLFNRIRQSNNLRNILLSAYGNKENVDEDLVEIFRKPAEDEGALDAFVSIVTGPPGPNPVQLMPNINLPILVLWGDRDPLTPIDGPVGQYFALLPARLPNVNLYLLEGVGHCPHDDRPDLVHEKLLPWLADLPIT, encoded by the exons ATGGGTTTGGCTGGAAATGGAGCGGCACTCTGCATCTTTTCTCCACCATGGATGACTTGTGCACAAAGACAGCTCAATCCTTTGCAGTCTTCAGTTAACTTTTCCTCTCGTCTTATGTCCAAGAATCCTGTTTCTGTCATCAACCGTGCCCAGGTCTCCGCCGCCTCCACCTTGGTGGTGGTGCCGAGCGAAACAGATGTGGTTTTGCCTCCGCCGTTGGAGTTAAAGGAGATATACGCAAAGTGCAGTACATGGGTGTGGAAAGGATATAATATTAACTACTTGGTATACCCAGAAGCTGATGGTAGCAATACTTCTACGAATCCTCCCCTGCTTCTGGTTCACGGTTTTGGTGCTTCCATTGCTCATTGGCGCAG GAATATCCCGGTACTTGCTCAAAATCATACAGTTTACTCCATTGACCTCTTAGGTTTCGGTGCTTCACAAAAGCCAGCTGGTTTTGCTTATTCCATGGAAGTTTGGGCTGAG TTGATACTAGATTTCTTGGATGAAATTGTTCAAATGCCAACTGTACTACTGGGGAACTCAATTGGTAGTCTTGCTTGTGTTATTGCTGCTTCAG AGTCCACTAACTCCCTGGTGAAAGGCCTTGTGCTATTTAATTGTGCTGGTGGTATGAACAACAAGGCCATAGTAGATGACTGGAGGATAAGGCTATTCTTTCCTTTGCTTTGGCTCATCGATTTGTTATTGAAGCAACAAAGAATTGCTTCTTCTTTATTCAATCGCATCAGACAAAG CAATAATCTCAGAAACATATTGTTGTCTGCCTATGGGAATAAGGAAAACGTAGATGAGGACCTTGTCGAG ATTTTTCGGAAACCAGCAGAGGACGAAGGAGCTCTGGATGCCTTCGTTTCAATCGTGACTGGGCCACCAGGCCCGAATCCAGTTCAGTTGATGCCAAATATTAATTTACCTATTTTGGTGCTGTGGGGTGATCGAGATCCTCTTACTCCAATAGATGGACCAGTGGGGCAATACTTTGCATTGCTGCCGGCTCGGCTACCAAATGTGAATCTGTACTTATTGGAAGGTGTTGGGCATTGCCCTCATGATGATAGGCCTGACTTGGTCCATGAGAAGTTGCTTCCTTGGCTGGCCGATCTTCCAATTACTTAA